A region from the Linepithema humile isolate Giens D197 chromosome 1, Lhum_UNIL_v1.0, whole genome shotgun sequence genome encodes:
- the LOC105667319 gene encoding serine/threonine-protein phosphatase PP1-beta catalytic subunit isoform X1 — protein sequence MADVDLNIDNLIQRLLEVYHTQKDQVQKKAKLKDIFSSDFVVRGCRPGKTVIMTEAEVRGLCLKSREIFLQQPILLELEAPLKICGDIHGQYTDLLRLFEYGGFPPEANYLFLGDYVDRGKQSLETICLLLAYKIKYPENFFLLRGNHECASINRIYGFYDECKRRYNIKLWKTFTDCFNCLPIAAIIDEKIFCCHGGLSPDLQGMEQIRRIMRPTDVPDTGLLCDLLWSDPDKDVQGWGENDRGVSFTFGPDVVSKFLNRHDMDLICRAHQVVEDGYEFFAKRQLVTLFSAPNYCGEFDNAGGMMSVDETLMCSFQILKPSEKKAKYQYGGMNTGQAGRPSTPQRNPAKKK from the exons ATGGCGGATGTCGACTTGAATATCGACAACCTGATACAGAGATTATTGGAAG TATACCACACGCAGAAAGACCAGGTTCAGAAGAAAGCCAAgctaaaagatattttctcgTCGGACTTCGTCG TTAGAGGATGTCGACCGGGCAAGACCGTGATCATGACGGAGGCCGAGGTGCGCGGCCTCTGTCTAAAGTCGCGGGAGATTTTCCTGCAGCAGCCGATTCTGCTTGAGCTGGAGGCGCCGCTTAAGATCTGCGGCGACATACACGGCCAGTACACCGATCTGCTGCGGTTGTTCGAGTACGGCGGCTTCCCGCCCGAGGCAAACTACCTGTTTCTGGGCGACTACGTCGACCGGGGGAAGCAGTCCCTGGAGACGATATGCCTGCTGCTGGCGTACAAGATAAAGTACCCGGAGAACTTTTTCCTGCTGCGCGGCAATCACGAGTGCGCCAGCATAAACAGGATATACGGCTTCTACGACGAGTGCAAGCGGCGGTACAACATCAAGCTGTGGAAGACCTTCACGGACTGCTTCAACTGCTTGCCGATTGCCGCGATTATCGACGAGAAGATCTTCTGCTGTCACGGCGGGCTCAGCCCTGATCTACAG GGAATGGAGCAAATCAGAAGAATTATGCGTCCAACTGATGTACCTGATACCGGTCTTCTTTGTGATCTCTTATGGTCCGATCCCGATAAAGATGTTCAA GGTTGGGGCGAGAACGACAGAGGAGTATCGTTTACATTCGGTCCAGATGTTGTGTCGAAATTCTTGAATCGTCACGACATGGATCTGATATGCAGAGCACATCAGGTGGTCGAAGATGGTTACGAATTCTTCGCCAAGCGACAGCTCGTCACGCTGTTTTCCGCGCCAAACTACTGCGGTGAGTTCGACAATGCCGGAGGAATGATGAGCGTCGACGAGACTTTGATGTGCAGTTTTCAG ATCCTGAAACCATCAGAGAAGAAAGCAAAGTATCAATATGGAGGAATGAACACAGGCCAAGCGGGTAGACCATCTACACCACAGAGGAATCCAGCGAAAAAGAAATGA
- the LOC105667319 gene encoding serine/threonine-protein phosphatase PP1-beta catalytic subunit isoform X2 — protein MADVDLNIDNLIQRLLEVRGCRPGKTVIMTEAEVRGLCLKSREIFLQQPILLELEAPLKICGDIHGQYTDLLRLFEYGGFPPEANYLFLGDYVDRGKQSLETICLLLAYKIKYPENFFLLRGNHECASINRIYGFYDECKRRYNIKLWKTFTDCFNCLPIAAIIDEKIFCCHGGLSPDLQGMEQIRRIMRPTDVPDTGLLCDLLWSDPDKDVQGWGENDRGVSFTFGPDVVSKFLNRHDMDLICRAHQVVEDGYEFFAKRQLVTLFSAPNYCGEFDNAGGMMSVDETLMCSFQILKPSEKKAKYQYGGMNTGQAGRPSTPQRNPAKKK, from the exons ATGGCGGATGTCGACTTGAATATCGACAACCTGATACAGAGATTATTGGAAG TTAGAGGATGTCGACCGGGCAAGACCGTGATCATGACGGAGGCCGAGGTGCGCGGCCTCTGTCTAAAGTCGCGGGAGATTTTCCTGCAGCAGCCGATTCTGCTTGAGCTGGAGGCGCCGCTTAAGATCTGCGGCGACATACACGGCCAGTACACCGATCTGCTGCGGTTGTTCGAGTACGGCGGCTTCCCGCCCGAGGCAAACTACCTGTTTCTGGGCGACTACGTCGACCGGGGGAAGCAGTCCCTGGAGACGATATGCCTGCTGCTGGCGTACAAGATAAAGTACCCGGAGAACTTTTTCCTGCTGCGCGGCAATCACGAGTGCGCCAGCATAAACAGGATATACGGCTTCTACGACGAGTGCAAGCGGCGGTACAACATCAAGCTGTGGAAGACCTTCACGGACTGCTTCAACTGCTTGCCGATTGCCGCGATTATCGACGAGAAGATCTTCTGCTGTCACGGCGGGCTCAGCCCTGATCTACAG GGAATGGAGCAAATCAGAAGAATTATGCGTCCAACTGATGTACCTGATACCGGTCTTCTTTGTGATCTCTTATGGTCCGATCCCGATAAAGATGTTCAA GGTTGGGGCGAGAACGACAGAGGAGTATCGTTTACATTCGGTCCAGATGTTGTGTCGAAATTCTTGAATCGTCACGACATGGATCTGATATGCAGAGCACATCAGGTGGTCGAAGATGGTTACGAATTCTTCGCCAAGCGACAGCTCGTCACGCTGTTTTCCGCGCCAAACTACTGCGGTGAGTTCGACAATGCCGGAGGAATGATGAGCGTCGACGAGACTTTGATGTGCAGTTTTCAG ATCCTGAAACCATCAGAGAAGAAAGCAAAGTATCAATATGGAGGAATGAACACAGGCCAAGCGGGTAGACCATCTACACCACAGAGGAATCCAGCGAAAAAGAAATGA
- the MRG15 gene encoding mortality factor 4-like protein 1 — protein sequence MPPKCKFQEGEKVLCFHGPLIYEAKCLKSSITKEKQVRYFIHYAGWNKNWDEWVPESRVLKYNEANVQRQKEVQRAHSNQQSAQKNRKGSTTAKTQGRRSEGTKEKDTDSRSSTPVATSEKGISRFNKSTSSTATSSSSHDSGSEPTRKKRSRLEPSGETEEFLTKVEVKIKLPEELKFVLIDESEVILKHHKLPALPVQNTVDKILDDYVEAKSSGKTNDIRESTLEITKGIREYFNITLGLQLLYKWERPQFIQIMNDNPDTLPSQLYGAFHLLRLFVRLGGMLSYTPLDERSIQLLLSHFHEFLQYLQKNNAEFFNLQQDYTDPPPDYHRKYG from the exons ATGCCAccaaaatgtaaatttcaagAAG GCGAGAAAGTTCTGTGCTTTCATGGGCCATTGATCTATGAAGCAAAATGTTTGAAGTCCTCCATCACTAAGGAAAAGCAAGTCAgatatttcattcattatgCTGGTTGGAATAAAAA ctGGGATGAATGGGTCCCTGAAAGTAGAGTACTTAAGTACAATGAGGCAAATGTGCAGAGACAAAAGGAAGTTCAGAGAGCACACTCAAATCAACAATCTGCTCAAAAGAACAGAAAGGGAAGTACCACAGCTAAAACACAGGGGAGGAGAAGTGAAGGTACTAAAGAGAAAGATACAGATAGTCGGTCAAGCACTCCTGTTGCAACATCTGAGAAAGGTATTAGTCGTTTTAACAAGAGTACAAGTAGTACAGCAACATCTTCATCCTCTCATGATTCCGGATCTGAACCTACGCGTAAAAAAAGAAG TCGATTAGAACCATCTGGTGAAACAGAAGAATTTCTTACTAAAGTGGAAGTCAAGATCAAGTTACCTGAAGAATTGAAGTTTGTACTAATAGATGAATCTGAAGTAATACTGAAACATCATAAACTACCTGCATTGCCTGTACAAAATACAGTTGACAAAATCTTAGACGATTATGTAGAGGCAAAATCATCTGGAAAAACAAATGATATTAG ggAAAGTACATTAGAAATAACAAAAGGTATTcgtgaatattttaacattaccTTAGGTCTTCAATTGCTATACAAATGGGAAAGACCACAATTTATACAGATAATGAACGATAATCCAGATACTTTGCCGAGTCAGCTGTATGGAGCGTTTCATCTACTTCGATTGTTCG TGAGACTGGGCGGTATGCTATCTTATACACCTTTAGACGAAAGGAGTATACAATTATTGCTATCGcattttcatgaatttttacaatatttacaaaaaaataatgctgAATTCTTTAATCTCCAACAAGATTATACGGATCCACCACCAGATTATCATCGGAAGTATGGTTAA